One window from the genome of Actinomycetota bacterium encodes:
- a CDS encoding potassium channel protein, giving the protein MRPQRRTVKELLVSAKDAAELMVDLAYAAVFFDDVDLGREVLRLEDNLDQALHELRLVCMLAARTPEDAERLSDVLHLAVAIEGIAGAAEEIARVALRDLGVPRELRDDLRHAAEVVARVKIRPDNQLEGRSLRDLALAAHTGMWAIAVRRDAEFVFGPGGDLILREGDVLFLQGPSDGVDLVRELAGAAPRERPPPAERRTLSNLDRAVDLCVELKNASEVAVGLAYSAILLRDRGLAAEVAVIEDRTDVLWNELEAWVLRAAAEADDPLSLRGLMHLASASERIADAAQSMTRIIEQEDLPHPVIAQALSEADEIVAEAVVAPGSAAEERTLADLRLQTEIGMEVLAVERESRWVYRPRSSRRLQVGDRILAIGPEEGAPALRAISGDTRPVGDEGWHEPEIA; this is encoded by the coding sequence ATGCGACCACAACGCCGCACCGTCAAGGAGCTCCTGGTCAGCGCCAAGGACGCTGCCGAGCTGATGGTGGACCTGGCCTACGCAGCCGTGTTCTTCGACGACGTCGACCTCGGCCGGGAGGTCCTGCGCCTGGAAGACAACCTCGACCAGGCCCTGCACGAGCTCCGCCTGGTGTGCATGCTCGCCGCGCGCACCCCCGAGGACGCCGAGCGGCTATCGGATGTGCTGCACCTTGCCGTGGCGATCGAAGGCATCGCTGGCGCCGCCGAGGAGATCGCCCGTGTCGCGCTCCGCGACCTCGGCGTCCCCCGTGAACTGCGCGACGACCTGCGGCACGCCGCCGAGGTCGTCGCCCGCGTCAAGATCCGCCCCGACAACCAGCTGGAGGGCCGCAGCCTCCGCGACCTGGCCCTGGCCGCCCATACCGGCATGTGGGCGATCGCGGTCCGCCGGGACGCGGAGTTCGTGTTCGGCCCCGGCGGCGACCTGATCCTGAGGGAGGGTGACGTCCTGTTCCTGCAGGGCCCCTCGGACGGCGTCGACCTGGTGCGTGAGCTGGCCGGCGCCGCCCCCCGGGAGCGACCACCACCGGCCGAGCGGCGGACCTTGTCCAACCTCGACCGTGCGGTGGACCTCTGCGTCGAGCTCAAGAACGCCAGCGAGGTCGCGGTCGGGTTGGCCTACTCCGCGATCCTGCTGCGGGATCGGGGACTGGCAGCCGAGGTCGCCGTGATCGAGGACCGCACCGACGTCCTGTGGAACGAGCTGGAGGCCTGGGTGCTACGGGCCGCAGCCGAAGCGGACGACCCCCTGTCGCTGCGCGGGCTGATGCACCTGGCGTCCGCGTCGGAGCGCATCGCGGACGCGGCCCAATCCATGACTCGCATCATCGAGCAAGAGGACCTCCCGCATCCGGTGATCGCCCAGGCGCTGTCCGAAGCCGACGAGATCGTGGCCGAAGCGGTCGTGGCGCCCGGATCGGCGGCCGAGGAGCGCACCTTGGCTGACTTGAGATTGCAGACGGAGATCGGGATGGAGGTGCTGGCGGTCGAACGCGAGAGCCGCTGGGTGTACCGGCCGCGTTCCTCGCGGCGGCTACAGGTCGGCGACCGGATCCTGGCGATCGGCCCCGAGGAGGGCGCCCCGGCGCTGCGCGCGATCAGCGGCGACACCCGCCCCGTGGGCGACGAAGGCTGGCACGAACCGGAGATCGCGTGA
- a CDS encoding magnesium transporter, producing MRVRPRVPAPLRALGAALGLPVTEVTRFWYRERQAIRRGLAALSLGLLATLVAGIVLGSSTQRLESLPGLLVLIPAAIGMRGNNFGALAARLSTGIHIGEFSIELTRRNFFGRQIEAATVLTFTTTAEIGVLAWFIGRAFGIDADLADLMVISVVGGTLSSVVLLVVTILLARQAYARGWNMDDVGAPTITATGDLVTVPMLLLASLLVGIAILTPVLAGASMAVGAAALWYGWRHPDHNVRRIVRESIFVLTLAATVDIFAGTVVEARAEEFFRVPALLVLIPPFIAASGSLGGILASRFSSELHLGLLEPRPLPGKTAGLDISMTFLFATTVFTGVAVVTRIAAALLGLATPTLPQLLGITLFGGAIAFVLLSAVAYSAATATYRFGLDPDNHGIPIVTATMDLLGVLCLMVGIAAVLGG from the coding sequence GTGCGGGTCCGGCCGCGGGTCCCCGCGCCGCTCCGGGCGTTGGGCGCCGCGCTGGGCCTGCCGGTCACCGAGGTCACCCGCTTCTGGTACCGCGAACGCCAGGCGATCCGCCGCGGACTGGCGGCGTTGTCGCTCGGGTTGCTGGCGACGCTCGTCGCGGGGATCGTGCTGGGGTCGTCCACCCAGCGCCTGGAATCCTTGCCCGGTCTCCTCGTGCTGATCCCCGCAGCCATCGGGATGCGCGGGAACAACTTCGGGGCGCTGGCCGCCCGGCTGTCGACCGGCATCCACATCGGCGAGTTCAGCATCGAGCTGACCCGCAGGAACTTCTTCGGCCGGCAGATCGAAGCCGCGACGGTGCTGACGTTCACCACCACTGCGGAGATCGGGGTCCTGGCGTGGTTCATCGGCCGGGCGTTCGGGATCGATGCCGACCTGGCGGACCTGATGGTCATCTCGGTGGTGGGTGGGACCCTGTCGTCGGTGGTGCTCCTGGTCGTGACGATCCTGTTGGCTCGACAGGCGTACGCCCGCGGGTGGAACATGGACGACGTGGGCGCTCCGACCATCACCGCCACCGGCGACCTGGTGACGGTCCCGATGCTCCTGCTGGCGTCACTGCTGGTGGGGATCGCGATCCTCACGCCGGTGCTGGCCGGGGCCAGCATGGCCGTGGGAGCCGCCGCGCTGTGGTACGGATGGCGGCATCCCGATCACAACGTCCGCCGCATCGTGCGCGAGTCGATCTTCGTGCTCACCTTGGCCGCGACCGTCGACATCTTCGCCGGCACCGTCGTCGAGGCACGTGCCGAGGAGTTCTTCAGAGTCCCGGCGCTGCTGGTGCTGATCCCGCCGTTCATCGCCGCGTCCGGGTCGCTGGGGGGCATCCTCGCCAGCCGCTTCTCGTCGGAACTGCACCTGGGCCTGCTCGAACCGCGCCCCCTCCCGGGGAAGACCGCCGGGCTGGACATCTCGATGACGTTCCTCTTCGCGACCACGGTGTTCACGGGGGTGGCGGTGGTCACCCGGATCGCGGCGGCGCTGCTGGGGCTGGCAACGCCGACGCTGCCGCAACTGCTGGGCATCACGCTCTTCGGAGGCGCGATCGCGTTCGTGCTGCTCTCGGCAGTCGCGTACAGCGCCGCGACCGCGACCTACCGGTTCGGGCTCGACCCGGACAACCACGGCATCCCGATCGTGACCGCGACCATGGACCTGCTGGGTGTGCTCTGCCTGATGGTCGGCATCGCGGCTGTCCTGGGGGGTTGA
- a CDS encoding LCP family protein has product MWEPLDAVQPDARSSLFVSARSAKRRSAVRRVVRLAFAAVTVLALLASVTVGALYAYAGKRFAQHPIDCLADRTAGCGETNAVEPVDGVRNVLVVGNDSRVGLTPSELEQLGTEQLQGPDRADTIMLVHLSPRRDDAVVVSFPRDLRVDIPGEGRNRINAARALGGPELMVRTVEDYTGIPVHHYVELDLAGFLRLVDLIDGVEVCLDEPLVDAAAGADLAAGEHVLRGSDAAAYVRARKSDPRGDLGRIERQQRFIRQALRKVLAPATLVNPLRVKRLIDQAASAVVTDSGFTTSDMLRLTWSFKDLDPGSLTMVTVPSDLGPRYVEARPEEAEALFQAIRVDEPVPAREEVTVVEPGDIRLAILNGVGVDGLAAGAAQQLTDAGVEVVETGNVDDFGRERTVIMYGPGDLPLARFVAGFFPDADLAETDMTGQGNVQVILGTDWAAAPQVARPPPVDEPPTAPAPPAPASTCV; this is encoded by the coding sequence ATGTGGGAGCCACTCGACGCTGTGCAGCCCGACGCACGCTCCTCGCTGTTCGTCTCGGCTCGGTCGGCCAAGCGCCGGTCGGCGGTGAGGCGGGTGGTCCGTCTGGCCTTCGCGGCTGTCACGGTGTTGGCGCTGCTGGCCTCGGTCACGGTCGGGGCGCTGTACGCCTACGCCGGGAAGCGGTTCGCCCAGCACCCCATCGACTGCCTCGCTGACCGCACCGCCGGTTGCGGCGAGACCAACGCTGTCGAGCCGGTCGACGGGGTGCGCAACGTCCTGGTGGTGGGTAACGACAGTCGTGTCGGTTTGACCCCCTCGGAGCTCGAGCAGCTCGGCACGGAACAGCTGCAGGGACCGGACCGGGCGGACACCATCATGCTCGTTCACCTCTCGCCGCGGCGTGACGACGCGGTCGTGGTGTCCTTCCCGCGCGACCTCCGCGTCGACATCCCCGGAGAGGGACGCAACCGGATCAACGCGGCGCGGGCGTTGGGCGGGCCGGAGCTGATGGTGAGAACCGTCGAGGACTACACCGGTATCCCCGTCCACCACTACGTCGAGCTGGACCTGGCCGGCTTCCTCAGGCTCGTCGACCTGATCGATGGGGTCGAGGTCTGTCTCGACGAGCCACTCGTCGATGCTGCGGCCGGTGCCGACCTCGCCGCAGGCGAGCACGTGCTCCGCGGATCCGACGCTGCCGCGTACGTGCGTGCGCGCAAGAGCGACCCGCGTGGTGACCTCGGCCGCATCGAACGCCAACAGCGCTTCATCCGCCAAGCGCTGCGGAAGGTTCTCGCCCCAGCGACGCTGGTCAACCCGCTGCGGGTCAAACGCCTCATCGACCAGGCGGCGTCCGCCGTGGTCACCGACTCGGGGTTCACCACGTCCGACATGCTGCGCCTGACGTGGTCGTTCAAGGATCTGGATCCCGGATCGCTGACCATGGTGACGGTGCCTTCCGATCTCGGCCCGCGCTACGTCGAGGCTCGACCCGAGGAGGCCGAAGCTCTGTTCCAGGCCATCCGGGTCGACGAGCCGGTCCCGGCCCGCGAGGAGGTCACGGTCGTCGAACCCGGCGACATCCGCTTGGCCATCCTCAACGGCGTGGGGGTCGACGGCCTGGCTGCCGGGGCTGCGCAACAGCTGACCGACGCGGGCGTTGAGGTGGTCGAGACCGGCAACGTCGACGACTTCGGGCGTGAGCGCACCGTGATCATGTACGGTCCGGGCGACCTGCCGCTCGCCCGGTTCGTCGCCGGGTTCTTCCCCGACGCGGACCTGGCCGAGACGGACATGACGGGGCAGGGGAACGTCCAGGTCATCCTGGGGACCGATTGGGCGGCGGCGCCCCAGGTCGCCCGGCCACCGCCGGTCGATGAGCCGCCCACCGCTCCTGCGCCCCCAGCCCCGGCCAGCACATGCGTCTGA
- a CDS encoding LCP family protein — translation MRIVAVVAAVAMVAVAVIGGSLYRVADHNVERVQLPALADKTSAAEPINVLVVGSDSRDGLTPEERHRYVLGPAYAGQRGDSVILVSISPDRADAAVVSFPRDLLVVDGERESKLTETFAGGPDHVVEVLQRATGVPIHHYVEMSIPGFLGVLGAIGGVELCIDYELRDVKSGADLQQGCHELTPAQALAFVRSRSTPLGDFDRIERQQVFMRALLDRLVATRTLVDVPRLFTVVDHISSNITTDSDLGVGQMRSLANELRGLAEGQVPMVVVPAYTDQLGAKDYAVAYQPGARALYRSLRLGWPIPPRGAPQERRATGVGIWSGGRDAAAELVRRTLFWSAFAVQQVVPGPAAPPSSTVVYASPSHELRAAWVAATLGATVVPTPGDVRFPDGVQVIVAVGADAPPAGAGGGEERP, via the coding sequence ATGCGGATCGTGGCCGTCGTCGCCGCGGTCGCCATGGTCGCGGTCGCCGTGATCGGTGGGTCCCTGTACCGGGTCGCCGACCACAACGTCGAGCGGGTGCAGTTGCCGGCCCTGGCAGACAAGACCAGCGCCGCCGAACCGATCAACGTGCTCGTCGTCGGTTCGGACTCGCGCGACGGGTTGACGCCAGAGGAACGTCACAGATACGTCCTGGGTCCTGCCTACGCGGGTCAACGCGGCGACAGCGTGATCCTGGTGTCGATCAGCCCCGACCGTGCCGACGCTGCAGTGGTGTCGTTCCCGCGCGATCTGCTCGTGGTCGATGGCGAACGCGAGTCGAAGTTGACCGAGACGTTCGCCGGCGGCCCCGACCACGTGGTCGAGGTGCTGCAGCGCGCGACGGGGGTGCCGATCCACCACTACGTCGAGATGTCGATCCCGGGTTTCCTCGGCGTGCTCGGGGCCATCGGCGGAGTCGAACTGTGCATCGACTACGAGCTGCGCGACGTGAAGTCCGGTGCGGACCTGCAGCAGGGCTGCCACGAGCTGACGCCGGCGCAGGCGCTCGCGTTCGTCCGGTCACGGAGCACGCCGCTGGGCGACTTCGACCGGATCGAACGCCAGCAGGTGTTCATGCGGGCGCTGCTCGATCGGTTGGTCGCCACCCGTACCTTGGTCGACGTCCCGCGGCTGTTCACTGTCGTCGACCACATCTCCAGCAACATCACCACCGACTCCGACCTCGGCGTCGGGCAGATGCGATCCCTGGCCAACGAGCTGCGGGGGCTGGCCGAGGGTCAGGTCCCGATGGTCGTCGTTCCCGCTTACACCGACCAGCTGGGGGCGAAGGACTACGCGGTGGCCTACCAGCCCGGAGCACGGGCGCTGTACCGCTCGCTGCGGTTGGGGTGGCCGATCCCGCCACGGGGAGCGCCCCAGGAGCGTCGCGCGACCGGGGTCGGGATCTGGAGCGGCGGACGCGACGCCGCCGCGGAGCTGGTGCGGCGAACGTTGTTCTGGTCCGCGTTCGCGGTGCAGCAGGTGGTGCCCGGCCCTGCAGCGCCACCGTCGAGCACGGTCGTGTACGCGTCGCCGAGCCATGAGCTGCGCGCTGCGTGGGTGGCTGCCACGCTGGGCGCGACCGTGGTGCCCACGCCAGGCGACGTACGGTTCCCCGACGGCGTGCAGGTCATCGTCGCGGTGGGTGCGGACGCCCCGCCGGCCGGTGCAGGCGGAGGAGAGGAAAGACCGTGA
- a CDS encoding glucose-1-phosphate thymidylyltransferase — protein sequence MKALVLAGGEGTRLRPITHTSAKQLLPVANKPILYYGLEAIADAGITDVGIIVGDTQQEIEAAVGDGSRWGITPTFIRQQAPLGLAHAVLTASEYLADDDFVMYLGDNLIAGGITDLVDDFRRERPDAQILLAKVEDPERFGVAELDEDGDVIALLEKPDVPPSDLALVGVYLFTPAIHEAATNIEPSARGELEITDAIQWMIDHGCRIKSSRVGGWWKDTGKLYELLEANRIVLETVEGRIEGSLDERSEVNGRVVLEEGAELVNSFVRGPAVIGARTRIVDSYVGPFTSIAADCTLERTEIEHSVMLEHCHVSEVNRVTDSLLGRKVEIRRSDRKPASYRFMLGDHSQVGI from the coding sequence GTGAAGGCTCTCGTGCTCGCTGGCGGGGAAGGGACACGTCTGCGACCGATCACACACACCAGCGCCAAGCAGCTCCTCCCCGTGGCCAACAAGCCGATCCTCTACTACGGCCTCGAGGCGATCGCGGACGCCGGGATCACCGACGTGGGGATCATCGTCGGCGACACCCAACAGGAGATCGAGGCGGCCGTCGGCGACGGATCACGGTGGGGCATCACCCCGACGTTCATCCGCCAACAGGCTCCGCTCGGACTGGCGCACGCGGTCCTCACCGCCAGCGAGTACCTGGCCGACGATGACTTCGTGATGTACCTCGGCGACAACCTGATCGCCGGGGGGATCACCGATCTGGTCGACGACTTCCGGCGCGAACGACCGGATGCCCAGATCCTCCTGGCCAAGGTCGAGGACCCGGAACGGTTCGGGGTTGCCGAGCTCGACGAGGACGGCGACGTGATCGCGTTGCTCGAGAAGCCCGACGTGCCACCCAGCGACCTGGCGTTGGTCGGGGTGTACCTCTTCACTCCCGCGATCCACGAGGCGGCCACGAACATCGAGCCCTCCGCCCGCGGGGAGCTGGAGATCACCGATGCCATCCAGTGGATGATCGATCATGGCTGCCGGATCAAGAGCTCTCGGGTCGGAGGATGGTGGAAGGACACGGGCAAGCTGTACGAGCTCCTGGAGGCGAACCGGATCGTCCTCGAGACGGTCGAGGGACGCATCGAGGGTTCGCTCGACGAGCGGTCGGAGGTCAACGGCCGGGTGGTGCTCGAGGAGGGCGCCGAGCTGGTGAACTCCTTCGTCCGTGGACCCGCGGTCATCGGTGCCCGCACCCGCATCGTCGACTCGTACGTCGGCCCGTTCACCTCGATCGCGGCGGACTGCACGCTGGAGCGCACCGAGATCGAGCACTCCGTCATGCTCGAGCACTGCCACGTCAGCGAGGTCAACCGGGTCACGGATTCGCTCCTGGGCCGCAAGGTGGAGATCCGCCGGTCCGATCGCAAGCCCGCGTCCTACCGCTTCATGCTCGGTGATCACTCGCAGGTGGGTATCTGA
- the rfbB gene encoding dTDP-glucose 4,6-dehydratase: MRVMVTGGAGFIGANFVRYLLHTHADVRVTNFDKLAYAGNLDSLRGVDDDERYTFVQGDVCDQALLSEVLPGHDAVVNFAAESHVDRSITASHEFIETNVAGANTLFGVAMRLEIPRFLHISTDEVYGSIGEPGGFVEGDALEPNSPYSASKAAADLLARAYRETYGYPITVTRTTNNFGPYHYPEKVIPLFVTNLIDGEKVPLYGEGHNVRDWTYVLDNCEAQWLVLTEGTPGEVYNVGAGNEMTNKRLTYAILARFGYVGDEADEWIDLVADRPGHDLRYSVDTTRIRELGWKPQHTFEEALDATVGWYRDNEWWWRPLKGRGASRRQGMLPQ; the protein is encoded by the coding sequence GTGCGGGTCATGGTGACCGGTGGGGCCGGGTTCATCGGTGCGAACTTCGTGCGCTACCTGCTCCACACCCACGCCGACGTGCGCGTCACCAACTTCGACAAGCTCGCCTACGCCGGCAACCTCGACTCTCTCCGGGGCGTCGACGACGACGAGCGGTACACGTTCGTGCAGGGCGACGTCTGCGACCAAGCACTGCTGTCCGAGGTCCTCCCCGGACACGATGCGGTGGTGAACTTCGCGGCGGAGAGCCACGTGGACCGGTCGATCACCGCCAGCCACGAGTTCATCGAGACCAACGTGGCCGGCGCCAACACGCTGTTCGGGGTGGCGATGCGGCTGGAGATCCCCCGCTTCCTGCACATCTCCACCGACGAGGTCTACGGATCGATCGGGGAACCCGGCGGCTTCGTCGAGGGGGACGCGCTCGAACCCAACAGCCCCTACTCCGCCTCAAAAGCGGCCGCGGACCTGCTCGCACGCGCCTACCGCGAGACCTACGGCTACCCGATCACGGTCACTCGGACCACCAACAACTTCGGGCCCTACCACTACCCGGAGAAGGTCATCCCGCTGTTCGTCACGAACCTGATCGACGGCGAGAAGGTCCCGCTGTACGGCGAGGGGCACAACGTCCGTGACTGGACGTACGTGCTGGACAACTGCGAGGCACAGTGGCTGGTCCTGACCGAGGGCACCCCCGGCGAGGTGTACAACGTCGGGGCCGGGAACGAGATGACCAACAAGCGCCTGACGTACGCCATCCTGGCGCGGTTCGGGTACGTCGGCGACGAGGCCGATGAGTGGATCGACTTGGTCGCGGATCGGCCTGGCCACGATCTGCGTTACTCGGTCGACACCACCCGGATCCGCGAACTGGGCTGGAAGCCGCAGCACACGTTCGAGGAGGCGCTGGACGCGACCGTCGGCTGGTACCGCGACAACGAGTGGTGGTGGCGCCCGTTGAAGGGACGCGGGGCGTCGCGACGCCAGGGCATGCTGCCGCAGTGA
- the rfbD gene encoding dTDP-4-dehydrorhamnose reductase — protein sequence MLDAFADHDVAGLTHAQLDVADEAAVVAAVRDHEPDLVVHCAAWTDVDGCEQDPDRAHVVNALGPWWVARACHLTGAAMVHLSTDYVFDGRGRTGPDGQPRPYGEFDPTDPINEYGRSKAASEQLVRATLHEHYIVRTSWVCGARGKNFVTTMLRVGREQGSARVVDDQVGSPTFTRDLAAAIRELAVTGRYGTYHRTNHGTCSWYELAAAVFRLAAIDVDLSAISSDQVDRAAPRPAYSVLGERHARLSGLRPLPHWRDGLGRFLDELATVAAPAP from the coding sequence ATGCTCGACGCGTTCGCCGATCACGACGTGGCGGGCCTGACCCATGCGCAGCTGGACGTCGCCGACGAGGCAGCGGTGGTCGCGGCGGTCCGGGATCACGAACCCGACCTCGTTGTGCACTGCGCCGCATGGACCGACGTGGACGGCTGTGAGCAGGATCCCGACCGGGCGCACGTGGTCAACGCCCTCGGTCCCTGGTGGGTGGCGCGCGCGTGCCACCTGACCGGCGCCGCGATGGTGCACCTGTCGACCGACTACGTGTTCGACGGGCGCGGTCGCACGGGGCCCGACGGCCAGCCCCGTCCCTACGGCGAGTTCGACCCGACCGACCCGATCAACGAGTACGGGCGATCCAAGGCGGCGAGCGAGCAGCTGGTTCGAGCGACGCTGCACGAGCACTACATCGTGCGGACCTCGTGGGTCTGCGGGGCGCGCGGGAAGAACTTCGTGACCACCATGCTCCGGGTCGGTCGCGAACAGGGTTCAGCGCGCGTCGTGGACGACCAGGTCGGGTCGCCGACCTTCACCCGTGACCTCGCCGCCGCGATCAGGGAGTTGGCCGTCACCGGACGCTACGGCACCTACCACCGCACCAACCACGGCACCTGCTCCTGGTACGAGCTGGCCGCTGCGGTCTTCAGGCTCGCGGCGATCGACGTGGACCTCTCCGCGATCTCGTCCGACCAGGTGGACCGGGCCGCGCCCCGCCCCGCGTACTCGGTCCTGGGCGAGCGCCACGCGAGGCTGTCGGGCCTGCGGCCGTTGCCGCACTGGCGCGACGGGTTGGGGCGGTTCCTCGACGAGTTGGCGACCGTGGCGGCGCCGGCGCCGTGA
- a CDS encoding EamA family transporter — MSTLLIAFTAIALATVGQLLLKAGMVEVGEPVRLVSSVGVGGMLGRALTTWQVPLGLGVFGLSAMFWLVTLSRLPLSVAYPIVSLSYLLILAFSVIVLGERPALTVWIGALLIMVGIALIGVGQR, encoded by the coding sequence GTGAGCACCTTGTTGATCGCCTTCACCGCGATCGCGTTGGCCACGGTCGGCCAGCTGCTGCTCAAGGCCGGCATGGTGGAGGTCGGCGAGCCGGTGCGGCTTGTGTCGTCGGTCGGTGTCGGTGGGATGCTCGGCCGGGCGCTGACGACCTGGCAGGTCCCGTTGGGGCTCGGCGTGTTCGGGTTGTCGGCCATGTTCTGGCTCGTGACGTTGTCGCGGCTGCCGCTGTCGGTCGCCTACCCGATCGTGAGCCTGTCGTACCTGCTGATCCTGGCGTTCAGCGTGATCGTCCTGGGGGAGCGGCCGGCGCTGACCGTGTGGATCGGGGCGCTGCTGATCATGGTGGGCATCGCACTGATCGGCGTCGGGCAGCGGTGA
- a CDS encoding glycosyltransferase family 2 protein translates to MIVTHDTRDEALACLSSLTGTGAGEVVLVDSGSSDGTAEAVRDAFPDVTVVQLPNVGYGRAANVGVARTTAPYVVVANADTRFEAGAVAALADDLERHPDAGAAGPLVRYPDGGLQASARRFPTIGQAIGHAMFGLWWPDNPWTRAYRMRDEDPTVAREVDWLSGCAFALRRDAFVDVGGFDPAYFMFVEDVDLGYRLQQAGWKVRFAPDAEVIHAVGASTRRRRAWMVIEHARSLDRFYGRAYATGPGRWLRPVIRVGLALWVLAVLAWGVVVGVRQGIRSTTGE, encoded by the coding sequence GTGATCGTCACACACGACACGCGCGACGAGGCGTTGGCGTGTCTGAGCAGCCTGACCGGCACCGGTGCCGGCGAGGTGGTGCTCGTCGACTCGGGCTCCAGCGACGGGACCGCCGAAGCGGTCCGGGATGCGTTCCCCGACGTCACCGTCGTGCAGCTCCCCAACGTCGGGTACGGACGGGCGGCCAACGTCGGCGTCGCCAGGACCACCGCCCCGTACGTGGTCGTCGCCAACGCCGACACCCGCTTCGAGGCAGGAGCGGTCGCGGCCTTGGCGGACGACCTCGAACGCCATCCCGACGCTGGGGCGGCCGGGCCGCTTGTCCGCTACCCCGACGGCGGGCTGCAGGCCAGTGCACGGCGGTTCCCGACGATCGGGCAGGCGATCGGTCACGCCATGTTCGGGCTGTGGTGGCCCGACAACCCCTGGACGCGGGCGTACCGGATGCGTGACGAGGATCCCACCGTCGCCAGGGAGGTCGACTGGTTGTCGGGCTGTGCGTTCGCCCTGCGCCGCGACGCGTTCGTCGACGTGGGAGGCTTCGACCCGGCCTACTTCATGTTCGTGGAGGATGTCGACCTCGGCTACCGTCTGCAGCAGGCCGGCTGGAAGGTCCGTTTCGCGCCCGACGCGGAGGTCATCCACGCGGTGGGTGCCTCGACCCGGCGCCGCCGCGCGTGGATGGTGATCGAGCACGCCAGGAGCCTCGACCGGTTCTACGGACGCGCGTACGCGACGGGGCCCGGACGGTGGCTGCGCCCTGTGATCCGGGTCGGGCTGGCGCTGTGGGTCCTGGCGGTGCTGGCGTGGGGCGTGGTCGTCGGCGTCCGGCAGGGCATCAGGAGCACCACCGGTGAGTGA
- a CDS encoding NDP-sugar synthase, with product MSDQRTSPVRDALIVAGGRGTRLQPLTHDLPKPLLPFCGAPFLEGVIRRLAAAGVVRIRLVVGADTDPFEILRPAAHAHGVELDMVPEPEPLDTAGGVRSVADRLDRPFLVLNGDILTDVDYAAVGRRHVDVGADATMVLTEVEDTSSYGVAVRDGTRIVEFVEKPDPGSFSGPGAINAGTYVLEPHVLLAHPTGRLSFERDVFPGLLERGDVLEGFVWDGVWADLGTPDRYRAGHRLALSGALHWPPLDDVPARTDGLRIAADADVDPDATVVAPVLILGGSQVGSATTVGPATVLGRDVRVGRSAALEGAVLHDRVVVGDGVSAPGLVAGHGARVDAGARMGRDVVLGSAEVVGGTETVRDGASRPSAQD from the coding sequence GTGAGTGATCAGCGCACCAGCCCGGTCCGCGACGCCCTGATCGTCGCCGGGGGACGCGGCACGCGCCTGCAACCGCTGACACACGACCTCCCCAAGCCCCTGCTGCCTTTCTGCGGTGCTCCGTTCCTGGAAGGCGTGATCCGCCGGCTGGCTGCCGCCGGCGTCGTGAGGATCCGACTGGTCGTCGGCGCGGACACCGACCCGTTCGAGATCCTGCGCCCGGCCGCCCACGCACACGGCGTCGAGCTGGACATGGTTCCCGAACCGGAACCGCTCGACACCGCCGGGGGGGTGCGATCGGTCGCCGACCGCCTCGATCGACCGTTCCTCGTCCTCAACGGCGACATCCTCACCGACGTCGACTACGCGGCGGTCGGCCGCCGCCACGTCGACGTCGGGGCGGACGCCACCATGGTCCTCACCGAGGTCGAGGACACGTCGTCGTACGGGGTCGCCGTCCGCGACGGGACGCGCATCGTGGAGTTCGTCGAGAAGCCCGACCCGGGTTCGTTCAGCGGTCCGGGTGCCATCAACGCCGGGACGTACGTCCTGGAACCGCACGTCCTGCTGGCGCACCCGACCGGTCGCTTGTCGTTCGAGCGTGACGTCTTCCCGGGACTCCTCGAACGCGGCGACGTCCTGGAGGGCTTCGTGTGGGATGGGGTGTGGGCGGACCTCGGCACCCCCGACCGGTACCGCGCGGGCCACCGCCTCGCGCTGTCCGGGGCTCTGCACTGGCCGCCGTTGGATGACGTGCCGGCGCGGACGGACGGGTTGCGCATCGCGGCGGACGCCGACGTCGATCCGGACGCGACCGTGGTGGCGCCCGTGCTGATCCTCGGGGGGAGCCAGGTGGGGTCTGCCACGACGGTCGGACCGGCCACCGTCCTCGGCCGCGACGTGCGGGTGGGACGCAGCGCCGCGCTCGAAGGGGCGGTCCTGCACGACCGCGTCGTCGTGGGAGACGGTGTCTCGGCCCCCGGCCTGGTGGCTGGCCACGGGGCCCGGGTCGATGCCGGAGCGCGCATGGGCCGCGACGTGGTCCTCGGCTCCGCGGAGGTCGTCGGTGGCACCGAGACCGTCCGCGACGGCGCCTCGCGTCCGTCAGCCCAGGACTGA